In one Syntrophales bacterium genomic region, the following are encoded:
- a CDS encoding NADP-dependent isocitrate dehydrogenase has product MTKIKKIRVKTPVVELDGDEMTRVMWAIIKDKLLLPFLNIDLEYYDLHLKKRDETGDQITVDATNAIMKYGIGVKCATITPDKERVKEYNLKKQWKSPNGTIRDMLDGTVFRKPISVGNIKPFVSTWKKPIIIGRHAYGDVYSSAEIRIPSSGKTEVTFTPADGSKPIKQTIKDFTGSGIIQGIHNTDESISNFAKTCFAFALDHKIDLWFSTKDTISKTYDARFRDIFEEEYEKNWRTKFQKAGIEYFYTLIDDAIARIMRSEGGMLWALKNYDGDVMSDMIAAANGSLAMMTSELVSPKGYFEYEAAHGTVQKHYYKHLSGEETSTNSMSLIFAWSGCLRKRGELDGTPDVVEFAEKLEEVAIETIESGTMTGDLLLVARKNPDNKKVSTEVFINTIAERLRKKLHG; this is encoded by the coding sequence ATGACAAAAATTAAGAAAATACGGGTAAAGACTCCCGTTGTGGAATTGGATGGCGATGAAATGACCAGGGTTATGTGGGCAATAATCAAGGATAAACTTTTGTTGCCCTTTCTGAATATCGATCTGGAATACTACGACCTTCACCTTAAAAAACGTGATGAGACCGGGGACCAGATCACCGTTGACGCTACCAATGCCATCATGAAATATGGAATAGGCGTAAAATGTGCAACCATCACCCCTGACAAAGAGCGTGTCAAGGAATATAATCTCAAAAAACAGTGGAAAAGCCCTAACGGAACAATCAGGGATATGCTTGACGGAACGGTGTTTAGAAAACCGATATCGGTGGGCAATATAAAGCCTTTCGTATCTACATGGAAAAAACCGATAATAATAGGAAGACACGCCTACGGAGACGTATACAGCAGCGCCGAGATACGCATACCATCTTCAGGAAAAACAGAAGTTACCTTTACACCTGCCGACGGTAGCAAACCGATAAAGCAGACGATAAAGGATTTTACAGGTTCGGGGATAATTCAGGGAATACACAACACCGACGAATCTATATCGAATTTTGCAAAGACGTGCTTTGCTTTTGCTCTCGACCATAAGATCGATCTCTGGTTCAGCACAAAGGATACCATCTCAAAGACGTATGATGCCCGCTTCAGGGATATATTCGAAGAGGAATATGAAAAAAACTGGAGAACAAAATTCCAGAAGGCTGGAATTGAGTACTTCTATACACTAATTGATGACGCCATAGCCAGAATCATGAGATCAGAGGGTGGGATGCTCTGGGCGCTAAAGAACTACGATGGTGATGTGATGTCTGATATGATTGCAGCCGCCAATGGAAGTCTCGCCATGATGACCTCCGAGCTTGTTTCCCCCAAAGGTTACTTTGAGTATGAGGCCGCACACGGCACAGTTCAGAAACACTATTATAAACATTTAAGTGGTGAAGAAACATCGACAAACTCGATGTCTCTTATCTTTGCATGGTCAGGCTGTCTTCGCAAGCGGGGAGAACTCGACGGGACACCCGATGTCGTTGAATTTGCCGAAAAGCTGGAGGAAGTCGCCATTGAAACCATTGAAAGCGGAACAATGACCGGAGACCTCCTTCTCGTCGCCCGGAAGAACCCTGACAACAAGAAAGTAAGTACAGAAGTGTTCATAAATACGATTGCCGAGAGATTACGAAAGAAGTTACATGGATAA
- a CDS encoding MBL fold metallo-hydrolase: MEHQKESGMGKAEIIVDGVYLIGGPDISSPEDATVFIIDFNGEVVMIDSGAGNTSRILIRNIEDAGLDPQNISTLILTHCHIDHIGAAPYFRKKFGCKLVVHDLDADAIETGNQVLTAANWYGTKFPPTPVDKRLTDDHDILRFGDEELHCIHTPGHTPGSIALYLDRGGKRILFGQDIHGPFLPSFGSDIEQWKKSMEKLLLLKADILCEGHFGIFHSKSDVKKYIQRYMSKY, translated from the coding sequence ATGGAACATCAAAAGGAATCCGGTATGGGAAAGGCGGAGATAATTGTTGACGGTGTATATCTTATCGGCGGGCCCGATATCTCGTCTCCTGAAGATGCAACGGTATTTATAATCGATTTTAACGGAGAGGTGGTCATGATAGATTCCGGTGCCGGAAACACCTCCCGGATACTGATCAGGAATATAGAAGATGCCGGTCTCGATCCACAGAACATATCAACGCTGATTCTTACTCATTGCCACATTGACCACATCGGAGCGGCACCCTATTTCAGAAAAAAATTTGGCTGTAAGCTGGTTGTCCATGATCTTGATGCCGATGCCATTGAGACGGGCAACCAGGTACTGACCGCGGCCAACTGGTACGGGACAAAATTCCCCCCAACACCAGTTGACAAAAGGCTCACAGATGATCATGATATCCTCCGGTTCGGAGATGAAGAACTTCATTGTATTCATACACCCGGACATACACCCGGTTCAATAGCACTCTATCTTGACAGGGGAGGAAAGAGGATACTCTTCGGTCAGGACATCCACGGGCCTTTCCTTCCCAGTTTCGGATCTGATATTGAACAGTGGAAAAAATCTATGGAAAAACTCCTTCTCCTAAAAGCCGATATCCTCTGCGAGGGGCATTTCGGAATCTTTCATTCAAAGAGCGATGTTAAAAAATATATTCAACGATATATGAGTAAATATTAA
- a CDS encoding dihydroorotate dehydrogenase — translation MKENMKDPYNTKLQVDIGGLVLKNPVMTASGTFGYGEEYANFIDLNRLGALIVKGISLERRVGNPPHRIMETPCGMLNAIGLENVGVRSFLDEKLPFLKNFDVPVIVNIFGETVEEYRKLAQALSDVRGVDGLEVNISCPNVLKGGVEFGTDPDMANKVTRAVKSVTDLPVIVKLTPNVTDIAEIARSVEEGGADAVSLINTLKGMSIDIEGRVPHLKNITGGLSGPAIKPVALRMVWEVVKSVSIPVIGVGGIMDAADAVEFLIAGAKAVQIGTANFVNPHTTIDVLEGIDNYLIEHGIDDINDLIGTLKV, via the coding sequence ATGAAAGAGAACATGAAAGATCCTTATAATACAAAACTACAGGTTGACATTGGCGGTCTGGTACTGAAGAACCCGGTTATGACCGCTTCCGGGACCTTCGGCTACGGAGAAGAGTACGCTAACTTCATTGACCTGAACCGTTTGGGTGCCTTAATCGTCAAGGGTATTTCACTTGAACGAAGAGTCGGCAATCCCCCTCACAGAATTATGGAAACGCCCTGTGGAATGCTCAACGCCATCGGACTTGAAAATGTCGGTGTACGGTCTTTTCTTGATGAGAAACTCCCCTTCCTGAAAAACTTTGATGTCCCTGTTATAGTTAATATATTTGGGGAAACTGTTGAGGAGTACAGAAAGCTTGCACAGGCATTAAGCGATGTCAGAGGCGTAGACGGTCTGGAGGTAAATATCTCCTGCCCCAACGTGCTGAAGGGTGGTGTCGAATTTGGCACTGATCCCGATATGGCGAACAAGGTGACGAGGGCGGTGAAAAGCGTGACTGATCTTCCAGTGATCGTCAAGCTGACACCAAACGTGACCGATATCGCAGAAATAGCGAGGAGCGTGGAAGAAGGTGGGGCAGATGCCGTATCTCTGATCAATACGCTGAAGGGAATGTCGATAGATATTGAAGGGAGAGTCCCCCATTTGAAGAACATTACAGGTGGATTGTCCGGACCGGCGATAAAACCGGTAGCACTGCGGATGGTATGGGAAGTAGTAAAGAGTGTATCCATTCCTGTTATCGGAGTCGGGGGAATCATGGATGCAGCAGATGCTGTCGAATTCCTTATCGCGGGGGCAAAGGCCGTTCAGATAGGGACGGCTAATTTTGTAAATCCTCATACGACCATCGATGTCCTTGAGGGTATAGATAATTATTTAATCGAGCACGGTATCGACGATATTAACGACTTGATAGGAACGCTAAAGGTTTAA
- a CDS encoding dihydroorotate dehydrogenase electron transfer subunit produces MPHKTVRMSGKIIFNREIAKGHFLMSLNVSGHFSSAEASFRGVTPGQFVMLRAKGRDVPFLRRPMSIYSLYPSAGDLIIELLYRVAGKGTFVISRLKPDDEIDILGPLGRGFDIFPHCKRVVLVAGGIGIAPLSFLGHYYGADTVNKPPQIICYVGAQRADLLVGLDRMDEICSDIRISTDDGSRGYHGLVTELFEQDITLYNSSDSVVYSCGPFPMIKSLAEILRNQAVPCQVSVEERMACGVGACLGCAISVKSGYRKVCKDGPVFDIHELVWD; encoded by the coding sequence ATGCCGCATAAAACCGTAAGGATGTCGGGAAAAATTATATTCAACAGGGAAATCGCTAAAGGCCACTTCTTAATGTCCCTCAACGTGTCTGGTCATTTTAGTTCCGCCGAGGCATCGTTTCGGGGAGTTACTCCCGGCCAGTTTGTTATGTTACGAGCAAAGGGAAGAGACGTTCCTTTCCTGAGAAGACCGATGAGCATTTATTCTCTTTATCCAAGTGCCGGTGACCTTATCATAGAGCTCCTATACAGAGTGGCAGGTAAAGGAACTTTCGTAATCTCACGATTGAAACCGGATGACGAGATTGACATTCTGGGTCCACTGGGCCGGGGATTTGATATATTCCCCCATTGCAAGCGAGTCGTTCTGGTAGCGGGGGGTATCGGCATAGCACCCCTTTCCTTTCTCGGACACTACTACGGGGCAGATACCGTCAATAAACCCCCGCAGATAATTTGTTACGTGGGTGCACAAAGAGCCGATCTCCTTGTCGGTCTGGACAGGATGGACGAGATATGTTCTGATATCAGGATAAGTACCGATGATGGCAGCAGAGGGTACCATGGTCTTGTGACAGAACTTTTTGAGCAGGACATAACATTGTATAACAGCAGTGATTCGGTGGTATATTCCTGCGGCCCATTTCCCATGATAAAGAGCCTGGCTGAGATATTGAGGAATCAGGCCGTTCCCTGCCAGGTATCGGTAGAAGAGAGGATGGCATGCGGTGTGGGGGCATGCCTCGGGTGTGCCATCAGTGTAAAGTCCGGTTACAGGAAGGTATGCAAAGATGGTCCTGTTTTTGATATTCATGAACTTGTCTGGGATTAA